In Blastopirellula sediminis, the following proteins share a genomic window:
- the rplO gene encoding 50S ribosomal protein L15, protein MDFNEVHSGVQKNRKRKRIGRGPGSGHGKTSGRGHKGAKSRAGYSRNPIFQGGTMPLVRRVPKRGFFNQFAPTVVAINVADLEREFAAGEEVTPDTLRAKGLAKRRYDELKVLGTGDLTKKLTVSAHRFSESAKQKIEAAGGSCVIIPGKTPVEEKKKAAREAKK, encoded by the coding sequence ATGGATTTCAACGAAGTTCACAGCGGTGTCCAAAAGAACCGCAAACGCAAGCGTATTGGTCGCGGACCTGGTTCGGGCCACGGTAAGACCTCGGGTCGCGGTCACAAGGGCGCCAAGAGCCGTGCCGGTTACTCGCGCAATCCGATCTTCCAGGGCGGTACCATGCCGCTGGTTCGTCGGGTTCCGAAGCGAGGTTTCTTCAACCAGTTCGCTCCGACCGTCGTCGCGATCAATGTCGCCGACCTGGAACGTGAGTTCGCCGCTGGTGAAGAAGTCACCCCGGACACTCTGCGTGCTAAGGGGCTGGCCAAGCGTCGCTATGACGAACTGAAGGTGCTGGGAACCGGCGACCTGACGAAGAAGCTGACCGTTTCGGCTCACCGCTTCAGCGAATCGGCCAAACAAAAGATCGAAGCCGCTGGCGGCTCGTGCGTGATCATCCCGGGCAAAACGCCTGTGGAAGAAAAGAAGAAAGCGGCTCGCGAAGCGAAGAAGTAA
- the rpsE gene encoding 30S ribosomal protein S5 yields the protein MEKVVKIKRCAAVVKGGRRFSFAAMVVCGDGKGKVGCGYGKANEVPPSVEKAVKQAERSLSTVNVVNGSIPHKVVGRYGAGKVVLVPARPGTGIIAGASVRAVCEAVGIHDVLTKSFGSTNPVILVKATIEGLKQLRTRDDIQRLRGVAL from the coding sequence GTGGAAAAGGTCGTGAAGATCAAGCGTTGCGCCGCTGTGGTTAAGGGCGGTCGCCGCTTCAGCTTCGCCGCCATGGTCGTCTGCGGCGACGGCAAAGGCAAAGTCGGCTGCGGCTACGGCAAGGCGAACGAAGTTCCGCCGAGCGTCGAAAAGGCCGTTAAGCAAGCCGAACGTTCGCTGTCGACGGTCAACGTCGTCAACGGCTCGATTCCGCACAAAGTGGTTGGGCGCTACGGCGCCGGTAAAGTGGTCTTGGTTCCGGCTCGTCCGGGTACCGGGATCATCGCGGGCGCTTCCGTCCGCGCCGTCTGCGAAGCGGTCGGCATCCATGACGTATTGACGAAGAGCTTCGGCTCGACCAACCCGGTCATTCTGGTGAAAGCCACGATCGAAGGTCTGAAGCAGTTGCGCACTCGAGATGACATTCAACGCCTGCGAGGAGTCGCCCTCTAA
- the rplR gene encoding 50S ribosomal protein L18: MNHEKFINKQRLRRRRHNRKKVRGTAERPRLTVFRANANIYCQLIDDERGVTLASASTRDKDLRSDVAGGNCDAAASVGKAIAGKAAAAGITQVCFDRGHYRYIGRLAALADAAREAGLQF; this comes from the coding sequence GTGAATCACGAAAAGTTTATCAACAAGCAACGTCTTCGTCGTCGCCGCCATAACCGCAAAAAGGTTCGTGGTACGGCTGAGCGTCCCCGTCTGACGGTGTTCCGCGCCAACGCGAACATCTATTGCCAGCTGATCGACGACGAACGGGGCGTGACCCTGGCTTCGGCCTCGACCCGCGACAAGGATCTGCGTAGCGACGTCGCCGGCGGCAACTGCGACGCCGCCGCTTCGGTCGGCAAGGCGATCGCCGGCAAAGCGGCCGCTGCGGGCATCACCCAGGTCTGCTTTGATCGCGGACATTATCGATACATCGGCCGCTTGGCCGCGCTGGCCGACGCCGCGCGTGAAGCTGGCCTGCAGTTCTAA
- the rplF gene encoding 50S ribosomal protein L6 has protein sequence MSRLGKKPVAIPEKVTVSVADRVINVEGPLGKLSYEHRPEVSVTVNSDANEVVVAAEGDSRDAKAFHGLTRALVSNMLEGVSKGYEKRLEIVGVGYLAAIAGDVLQMRVGYANEIHKKIPSDLAVSCPDQTHVVIKGIDKQRVGQFAAECRSARKPEPYKGKGVRYQGEQIKLKPGKAASK, from the coding sequence ATGTCACGACTCGGCAAAAAACCCGTTGCGATTCCGGAGAAAGTAACCGTCTCGGTTGCTGACCGCGTAATCAACGTTGAAGGTCCTTTGGGCAAGCTCTCCTATGAGCATCGCCCCGAAGTGTCCGTTACCGTCAACTCCGACGCCAACGAAGTTGTCGTCGCCGCTGAAGGCGATTCGCGCGACGCCAAGGCCTTCCACGGCCTCACCCGCGCCCTGGTTTCCAACATGCTGGAAGGGGTCTCGAAAGGTTACGAGAAGCGTCTCGAAATCGTCGGGGTCGGTTACCTCGCGGCGATCGCGGGCGACGTCCTCCAAATGCGCGTCGGCTATGCCAACGAAATCCACAAGAAGATTCCGTCGGACCTTGCCGTCAGCTGCCCGGATCAAACCCACGTGGTGATCAAGGGGATCGACAAGCAGCGCGTTGGTCAGTTCGCCGCCGAATGCCGCTCGGCACGTAAGCCGGAGCCGTATAAGGGCAAGGGCGTTCGCTACCAAGGCGAACAGATCAAGTTGAAGCCTGGTAAGGCCGCATCCAAGTAA
- the rpsH gene encoding 30S ribosomal protein S8, with amino-acid sequence MMTDPIADMLTRIRNAVRVEHPHVEMPASKVKQGVADVLKREGYIWDWEVIEAEPANQIRLELKYGPNGERVIQSIRRVSKPGRRIYSKGRDLAPVLDGLGISVISTSQGVISDREARQKNVGGEVLCEVW; translated from the coding sequence ATGATGACTGACCCGATCGCCGATATGCTAACTCGCATCCGCAACGCGGTTCGCGTGGAACATCCGCATGTCGAGATGCCCGCTTCCAAAGTCAAACAAGGCGTCGCCGACGTGCTGAAGCGCGAAGGCTACATCTGGGACTGGGAAGTGATTGAGGCCGAACCGGCCAACCAAATCCGGCTTGAGTTGAAGTACGGCCCGAACGGCGAACGCGTGATCCAATCGATCCGTCGCGTTAGCAAGCCGGGACGCCGTATTTACAGCAAGGGCCGAGACCTGGCTCCCGTTCTGGACGGCCTGGGCATCAGCGTGATCAGCACGAGCCAAGGCGTTATTAGCGATCGCGAAGCCCGACAAAAGAACGTCGGCGGCGAAGTATTGTGTGAAGTTTGGTAA
- a CDS encoding type Z 30S ribosomal protein S14: MASKSKIAKAKREPKFSSRSERRCNLCGRPRAVYRKFGVCRICIRKLADRGLIPGLRKASW, translated from the coding sequence GTGGCGAGCAAATCCAAAATCGCGAAAGCGAAGCGGGAGCCGAAGTTCTCCTCGCGCAGCGAACGGCGTTGCAATCTGTGCGGCCGGCCGCGCGCCGTCTATCGCAAGTTTGGGGTCTGCCGTATTTGCATTCGCAAGTTGGCCGACCGCGGCTTGATTCCTGGACTCCGCAAGGCGAGCTGGTAA
- the rplE gene encoding 50S ribosomal protein L5, with product MKPRLQEKYENEVLPALAEKLGRTNRLSLPRLQKIVVNMGVGTAVSEKKHVDEAVSAMAEFTGQKPLVCRARKSIANFRLREGMPIGCKVTLRRQRMYEFLDRLVSLALPQVRDFRGISPKCFDGNGNYTFGISEQLVFPELNPDKYMRPQGMDITFVCSTKNDAESLELLTLLGLPFSKDAKRKVKKKSKAPVRR from the coding sequence ATGAAACCCCGTTTACAAGAAAAGTACGAAAACGAAGTGCTGCCGGCCTTGGCCGAGAAGCTGGGTCGTACCAATCGACTGTCGCTGCCGCGACTGCAGAAGATCGTCGTCAACATGGGCGTCGGTACTGCCGTCTCGGAAAAGAAGCACGTCGATGAGGCGGTTTCGGCGATGGCCGAATTCACCGGCCAAAAGCCGCTGGTTTGCCGCGCTCGAAAAAGCATCGCGAACTTTCGCCTCCGCGAAGGGATGCCGATCGGTTGCAAGGTGACCTTGCGTCGCCAGCGGATGTACGAATTCCTGGATCGCCTGGTTTCCCTGGCGCTTCCGCAGGTTCGCGACTTCCGCGGCATCAGCCCGAAGTGCTTTGACGGCAACGGCAACTACACGTTTGGCATCAGCGAACAGCTGGTGTTCCCGGAATTGAACCCGGACAAGTACATGCGTCCTCAGGGAATGGACATCACCTTCGTCTGCTCGACGAAGAACGATGCCGAGTCGCTGGAGCTGCTCACGCTCCTGGGGCTTCCGTTCTCGAAAGACGCGAAGCGTAAAGTCAAGAAGAAGTCGAAGGCGCCCGTCCGTCGGTAA
- the rplX gene encoding 50S ribosomal protein L24, which produces MLIKVNDRVEIIAGEYRSRPAKGADKVVQGRVLKVLPSAGKVVVEGVNKMYKHVKPSQRNPQGGRLLREAPIQMSNVMYVCSACGKRTRLGSKLLDSGVKVRVCKKCNADQGEIAPARKSK; this is translated from the coding sequence ATGCTTATTAAAGTGAATGATCGCGTTGAGATCATCGCCGGCGAATACCGCTCTCGCCCCGCCAAAGGCGCTGACAAAGTGGTTCAAGGTCGCGTTTTGAAGGTCCTTCCCTCGGCCGGCAAAGTGGTCGTCGAAGGGGTCAACAAGATGTACAAGCACGTGAAGCCGTCGCAGCGTAACCCGCAAGGCGGACGTTTGCTTCGCGAAGCTCCGATCCAGATGTCGAACGTCATGTACGTCTGCAGCGCTTGCGGCAAGCGTACCCGTTTGGGCTCCAAACTGCTCGATAGCGGCGTGAAGGTTCGCGTTTGCAAGAAGTGCAACGCCGACCAGGGCGAAATCGCTCCGGCCCGCAAGAGCAAGTAG
- the rplN gene encoding 50S ribosomal protein L14, giving the protein MIQQETRLSVADNTGAKEVMCIKVLGGTRKRTAGLGDVIICSVKEVIAGADVKKKAVVRAVIVRVKKPTRRADGSYIRFDSNAVVIVDKDGNPRGTRIFGAVARELRDKKFMRIVSLANEVL; this is encoded by the coding sequence ATGATCCAACAAGAAACCAGACTTTCTGTCGCTGACAACACTGGCGCCAAGGAAGTGATGTGCATCAAGGTTCTGGGCGGTACGCGTAAGCGAACGGCCGGGCTGGGCGACGTCATCATTTGCTCGGTCAAAGAAGTGATTGCCGGCGCCGACGTTAAGAAGAAGGCGGTCGTGCGTGCCGTGATCGTTCGCGTCAAGAAGCCGACGCGTCGCGCTGACGGCAGCTACATCCGTTTTGACAGCAACGCTGTGGTGATCGTCGACAAGGACGGCAACCCCCGCGGCACCCGTATCTTCGGCGCTGTCGCTCGCGAATTGCGAGATAAGAAGTTCATGCGTATCGTCAGCCTGGCCAACGAGGTGCTGTAA
- the rpsQ gene encoding 30S ribosomal protein S17, producing the protein MPKKVLVGKVTSDKMDKTRRVEITRRLRHPLYGKYYSRRMVCHVHDENNESGLGDMVEIIESRPLSKTKRWALVRIIEKSRDVDVAALKAAREHAAENLATES; encoded by the coding sequence ATGCCCAAGAAAGTTTTGGTCGGGAAAGTGACCAGCGACAAGATGGATAAGACGCGTCGCGTCGAGATCACTCGTCGTTTGCGTCACCCGCTGTACGGTAAGTACTACTCCCGCCGCATGGTCTGCCACGTCCACGACGAGAACAACGAGTCGGGACTGGGCGACATGGTCGAGATTATCGAGAGCCGACCGCTGTCGAAGACGAAGCGTTGGGCGCTCGTTCGTATCATTGAAAAGAGCCGCGATGTCGACGTCGCCGCCTTGAAGGCCGCTCGCGAACACGCTGCCGAAAACTTGGCGACCGAATCGTAA
- the rpmC gene encoding 50S ribosomal protein L29, translating into MNANELREMSDDQLVATLKDAAESIFRLKMQAQTERLDAPTELRRRRRLIARIKTIQNERVRAAASAS; encoded by the coding sequence ATGAACGCGAACGAACTGCGGGAAATGAGCGATGACCAACTGGTCGCGACCTTGAAGGACGCGGCCGAGTCGATCTTCCGCTTGAAGATGCAGGCTCAGACCGAACGACTCGACGCTCCGACCGAGCTCCGTCGTCGTCGCCGCCTGATCGCCCGCATTAAAACGATTCAAAACGAACGAGTGCGTGCCGCTGCGTCAGCGAGCTAA